The sequence ATCTCTTTAACTAGCGCTGTTATTTTCGGCAAAGCAGCTGCTTTTGATTCCTGGTTGTAAATGCCATATGGTTGATCTGGAATGCAATCGCTAATAGAGTGAATGCCCATCCTTTGCCGCAATAGGACAGAATGTTCTTGCAATAATTGCTCGTCTTCGGTTGTCCATACACGAACGATGCCAAGCATATTTCCCACCATCCTTTTTAGACACTATAAATTTTTGATCCGATATTAAAAATGCCCAATATGTGCAAAATGATAAAAGCATTCATTGCACACATTGGGCAGAAGCATTGTCAAAATACGCGCTGTTGCTACGATTTAGCGCCTTTCTCATGTCATGTTTTCTAACATCTATTTTCTTATTTTTAAAACAAAATAAAGCAAAAATCGAACTTCACTGTCATTAAGATCGACCATTAGCCGCTCTTCTATTTTTTCTAAACGGTATTTTAACGTACGTCGATGAACAAACAATTTTTCCGCCGTTTTTGAATGGTTGCCATTTTCACGGAGAAACACCTCTAGCGTGTGAAGCAACGCTTCGCCTGCATAGCGGTCCGCGGATTCTAGCGGTTTTAATGTGTTCTCGGCAAAGGCCTGAACATCGTCATCATTTTTGAGCTTCGTCATGATCCGTTCAAACCCCATCTGTTCGTACAAACAAATTTTTTGTGTTTCCCCGCTCTCCTCCAAGGCAGTACAAGCCTCTAGACAAGCCTGTTTAGCCAGCGTGATCGCATCGTAAGCCAGGCTCACCCCGACCTGAAACAAAACATCCATTTGTTCCTCAAGCTCTTTTAACATACGACTAATGGAAGAAATCGTTTCTGCACGGCTTTGATCACGAGTAAACGTGTACAGGATGCAAAAGTTGCCGTCTTTGCAAAACAAGGTGGCATTTGGAAAATAACGGTCCAATTTTTTATATAATTGATGTAAAAATAGAGCAGAAATCGGTTCTTTTTCAACAGGCGCCCCTGCTACTCTTCTCATTGCCAAAAAGCCGAAATAGCCAGTTTTGTTAATCAACGTACGGATCGAGGAATGCTCTGGCACATCGTTTTTGTCAATTAGCTCCGTCATCCATGCTTTCTCTTCATCGGCGCGTTTATTCACTTGGTAAAGCCGCTTCCGCAATAAAAACCGGATTTGTTCTTCTAAAAAGGTTGCCGCCTTCTTTAATACAGATGTCCATACGTGTTCCTTTTCGTGTGGCACACCTATTACTACAGAACAGCGCAAACCTGCCTCTGCTTTTTTGAAAACGAGTCGAACTTGCCGTTTATCAAAGCGCGTTTGTTTTGCTGGTTGCGAAAATAAGATAAACGCTTGCCGCTCTGCTGTCACTCTGTTATTCGCGTAAGCAATTAGCCGCTTTTCTTCGCTTTCAAGCAACACATTCTCCCCTGTAAGATTTCCTAGCCCTTCCAAAAAATGATGTAATCCCCGGGCTTCCCCAAGCTTATAGACCGCCTCCAGAAGTTGCGCTTCCTCAGACTGGGCTTCTTTAAACTTTGTCTCGAATAAGATGGTCAGCAAGCCCACAAACGAAACTTCTACTGGAATGGCAATAATGGGCATATTATGTTCATCAGCAAGGCGCAGCATCGCTTCTGGCAATGTATGAACATAACGGCCAATTTTAACAACAAGGCCGGCGCCGTTTACTTCAATTAACTTCCGAAACATGCTGATTTGCGCTTCCGGGTTGTCTTTGACTGAATAAAAGGTTGAAATAATTAAAATTCCTTCTGTTAGCCATTCATTAATATCTGGGACTTCCATCACTTCAGCTGCTTTAATTTTCCGATACAAACCACCTTCACCGGCAAGTA is a genomic window of Shouchella clausii containing:
- a CDS encoding PucR family transcriptional regulator, producing MIVGEALQLGDLKLARVLAGEGGLYRKIKAAEVMEVPDINEWLTEGILIISTFYSVKDNPEAQISMFRKLIEVNGAGLVVKIGRYVHTLPEAMLRLADEHNMPIIAIPVEVSFVGLLTILFETKFKEAQSEEAQLLEAVYKLGEARGLHHFLEGLGNLTGENVLLESEEKRLIAYANNRVTAERQAFILFSQPAKQTRFDKRQVRLVFKKAEAGLRCSVVIGVPHEKEHVWTSVLKKAATFLEEQIRFLLRKRLYQVNKRADEEKAWMTELIDKNDVPEHSSIRTLINKTGYFGFLAMRRVAGAPVEKEPISALFLHQLYKKLDRYFPNATLFCKDGNFCILYTFTRDQSRAETISSISRMLKELEEQMDVLFQVGVSLAYDAITLAKQACLEACTALEESGETQKICLYEQMGFERIMTKLKNDDDVQAFAENTLKPLESADRYAGEALLHTLEVFLRENGNHSKTAEKLFVHRRTLKYRLEKIEERLMVDLNDSEVRFLLYFVLKIRK